The following are encoded together in the Pan troglodytes isolate AG18354 chromosome 6, NHGRI_mPanTro3-v2.0_pri, whole genome shotgun sequence genome:
- the LOC134810627 gene encoding mucin-17-like, with product MPVSTTLVASPEASTLLTTPVDSNTPMVTSNEVSSSPTPAEGTSMPTSTYSEGRTPLTSITVRTTPVASSAISTLSTTPVDNSTPVTTSTEARSSPTTSEGTSMPNSTPSEGSTPLTSIPVSSTPVVSSEASTLSATPVDSNSPVVTSTAISSSPTPAEGTSIPTSTPREGRPPLTSIPVSTTTVASSEINTLSTTLADTRTPVTTYSQASSSPTTADGTSMPTPTYSEGSTPLTSMPLSTTLVVSSEASTLSTTPVDTSTPATTSTEGSSSPTTAEGTSIQTSTLSERTTPLAGIPVSTTLVVSSEGNTPSTIPVDSKTQVTNYTEASSPATAEGSSMPISTPSEGSRLLTSIPVSTMPVASPEASTLSTTPVDSNSTVITSTEVSSSPIPTEGTSISTSTPSEGSTPFTSMPVSTKPVVTSEASTLSATPVDISTPVTTSTEATSSPTTAEGTSIPTSTLSEGTTPLTSIPVSHTLVANSEVSTLSTTLVDSNTPLTTSTEASSPPPTAEGTSMPTSTSSEGSTPSTRMPVSTTMVASFETSTLSTTPADSSTPDTCHHFY from the exons ATGCCTGTCAGCACCACGCTGGTGGCCAGTCCTGAGGCTAGCACCCTTTTAACAACTCCTGTTGACTCTAACACTCCTATGGTCACTTCTAATGAAGTCAGTTCATCTCCTACACCTGCTGAAGGTACCAGCATGCCAACGTCAACTTATAGTGAAGGAAGAACTCCTTTAACAAGTATAACTGTCAGAACCACACCGGTGGCCAGTTCTGCAATCAGCACCCTTTCAACAACTCCTGTTGACAACAGCACACCTGTGACCACTTCTACTGAAGCCCGATCATCTCCTACAACTTCTGAAGGTACCAGCATGCCAAACTCAACTCCTAGTGAAGGAAGCACTCCATTAACAAGTATACCTGTCAGCAGCACGCCGGTAGTCAGTTCTGAGGCTAGCACCCTTTCAGCAACTCCTGTTGACTCTAACAGTCCTGTGGTCACTTCTACTGCAATCAGTTCATCTCCTACACCTGCTGAAGGTACCAGCATACCAACCTCAACTCCTAGGGAAGGAAGGCCTCCATTAACAAGTATACCGGTCAGCACCACAACAGTGGCCAGTTCTGAAATCAACACCCTTTCAACAACTCTTGCTGACACCAGGACACCTGTGACCACTTATTCTCAAGCCAGTTCATCTCCTACAACTGCTGACGGTACCAGCATGCCAACCCCAACTTATAGTGAAGGAAGCACTCCACTAACAAGTATGCCTCTCAGCACCACGCTGGTGGTCAGTTCTGAGGCTAGCACCCTTTCCACAACTCCTGTTGACACCAGCACTCCTGCCACCACTTCTACTGAAGGCAGTTCATCTCCTACAACTGCAGAAGGTACCAGCATACAAACCTCAACTCTTAGTGAACGAACCACTCCATTAGCAGGTATACCTGTCAGCACCACGCTTGTGGTCAGTTCTGAGGGTAACACCCCTTCAACAATTCCTGTTGACTCCAAAACTCAGGTGACCAATTATACTGAAGCCAGTTCACCTGCAACTGCTGAAGGTAGCAGCATGCCAATCTCAACTCCTAGTGAAGGAAGTCGTCTATTAACAAGTATACCTGTCAGCACCATGCCGGTGGCCAGTCCTGAGGCTAGCACCCTTTCCACAACTCCTGTTGACTCCAACAGTACTGTGATCACTTCTACTGAAGTCAGTTCATCTCCTATACCTACTGAAGGTACCAGCATATCAACCTCAACTCCTAGTGAAGGAAGCACTCCATTCACAAGTATGCCTGTCAGCACCAAGCCGGTAGTTACTTCTGAGGCTAGCACCCTTTCAGCAACTCCTGTTGACATCAGCACACCTGTGACCACTTCTACTGAAGCCACTTCATCTCCTACAACTGCGGAAGGTACCAGCATACCAACCTCGACTCTTAGTGAAGGAACGACTCCATTAACAAGTATACCTGTCAGCCACACGCTGGTGGCCAATTCTGAGGTTAGCACCCTTTCAACAACTCTTGTTGACTCCAACACTCCTTTGACGACTTCTACTGAAGCCAGTTCACCACCTCCCACTGCTGAAGGTACCAGCATGCCAACCTCAACTTCTAGTGAAGGAAGCACTCCATCAACACGTATGCCTGTCAGCACCACAATGGTGGCCAGTTTTGAAACGAGCACACTTTCAACAACTCCTGCTGACAGCAGCACACCT GACACCTGTCACCACTTCTACTGA
- the LOC107972039 gene encoding mucin-17, with product MPVAISEASTFSTTPVDTSTPVTMSTEASSSPTTAEGTSIPTSTPSERTTPLTSTPVSTRPVARPEASTLSPTPVDSNSPVVTSTEVSSSPTPVEDTSMPTSTYREGSTPLTSMPVSITPVASSVISTLSTTPVDTSTAVTTCTEAHSSPTASEGSSMPTSTPSEGSTTLRSITVSTTPVASSEASTLSTTPVDTRTPVTTSTEISLSPTTAEGSSMPTSTPGERSTPLTSIHVSTTLVANSEASTLSTTPVDTSTPVTTSSEASSSPTTAEGTSIPTSTPSERMTALTSTPVSTTPVASPEASTLSKTPVDSNSPVVTSTEVSSSPTPVEDTSMPTSTYHEGSIPLTSMPVSTTPVASSAISTLSTTPVDTSRAVTTSTEAHSSPTTSEGSSMPTSTYSEGSTPLTSILVSTMPVASSEARTLSTAPVNTSIPVTTSTEGSSSPTTAKDTSTPTSSPSEVNTPLTSMLVSTMAVASSGASTLSTTPVDTRTPVTTSTEISSSPTTAEDASMPISTPSEGSTPLTSILLSTMSVASSEASTFATTRLDTSTPVTTSTEASSSPTTAEGTSIPTSTPSERTTPLTSIPVSTTPVASPEASTLSTTPVDTSIPVTTSTEGSSSPTTAEGTSMPISTPSEVSTPLTSMLVSTMPVAGSEASTLSTTPDDNRTPVTTSGEASSSPTTAEGSSMPTSTRSEGSTTLRSIPVSTTPVASSEASTLSTTPVDTSILVTTSTAASSSPTTAEGTSMPTSTPSEGSTPLTSMPVSITPVASSAISTLSTTPVDTSTAVTTSTEAHSSPTASEGSSMPTSTPSEGSTPLTSIPVSTTLVASPEASTLSTTPVDSNSPVVTSTEVSSSATSAEGSSMPTSTYSEGSTPLTSILVSTMPVASSEASTLSTTPVDTSIPVTTSTEGSSSPTTAKDTSMPTSSPSEVNTPLTSMLVSTMAVASSGASTLSTTPVDTRTPVTTSTEISSSPTTAEGSSMPTSTPGERSTPLTSIHVSTTLVANSEASTLSTTPVDTSTPVTTSGEASSSPTTAEGSSMPTSTYSEGSTTLRSIPVSTTPVASSEASTLSTNSVDSNSPVGTSTEVRSSPTPAESTSMPTSTYNEGSTPLTNVPVSTKPLASSEASTLSTTPVESNTTLTISTEASSSPTTAEDASMPISTYSEGSTPLTSILVSTMPVASSEASTFSTTRLDTSTPVTTSTEASSSPTTAEGHLSPLLLKPVLLLQLLKHTGHHFYCSQFISYNC from the exons ATGCCAGTGGCCATTTCTGAGGCTAGCACCTTTTCAACAACTCCTGTTGACACCAGCACACCTGTGACCATGTCTACTGAAGCCAGTTCATCTCCTACAACTGCTGAAGGTACCAGCATACCAACCTCAACTCCTAGTGAAAGAACGACCCCATTAACAAGTACACCTGTCAGCACCAGGCCGGTGGCCCGTCCTGAGGCTAGCACCCTTTCACCAACTCCTGTTGACTCCAACAGTCCTGTGGTCACTTCTACTGAAGTCAGTTCGTCTCCTACACCTGTTGAGGATACCAGCATGCCAACCTCAACTTATCGTGAAGGAAGCACTCCATTAACAAGTATGCCTGTCAGCATCACACCGGTGGCCAGTTCTGTAATCAGCACCCTTTCAACAACTCCTGTGGACACCAGCACAGCTGTGACCACTTGTACTGAAGCCCATTCATCTCCTACAGCTTCTGAAGGTAGCAGCATGCCAACCTCAACTCCTAGTGAAGGAAGCACTACATTAAGAAGTATAACTGTCAGCACCACGCCGGTGGCCAGTTCTGAGGCTAGCACCCTTTCAACAACTCCTGTTGACACCAGGACACCTGTGACCACTTCTACTGAAATCAGCTTATCTCCTACAACTGCTGAAGGTAGCAGCATGCCAACCTCAACTCCTGGTGAAAGAAGCACTCCATTAACAAGTATACATGTCAGCACCACGCTGGTGGCCAATTCTGAGGCTAGCACCCTTTCAACAACTCCTGTTGACACCAGCACACCTGTGACCACGTCTTCTGAAGCCAGTTCATCTCCTACAACTGCTGAAGGTACCAGCATACCAACCTCAACTCCTAGTGAAAGAATGACCGCATTAACAAGTACACCTGTCAGCACCACGCCGGTGGCCAGTCCTGAGGCTAGCACCCTTTCAAAAACTCCTGTTGACTCCAACAGTCCTGTGGTCACTTCTACTGAAGTCAGTTCATCTCCTACACCTGTTGAAGATACCAGCATGCCAACCTCAACTTATCATGAAGGAAGCATTCCATTAACAAGTATGCCTGTCAGCACCACACCGGTGGCCAGTTCTGCAATCAGCACCCTTTCAACAACTCCTGTGGACACCAGCAGAGCTGTGACCACTTCTACTGAAGCCCATTCATCTCCTACAACTTCTGAAGGTAGCAGCATGCCAACCTCAACTTATAGTGAAGGAAGCACTCCATTAACAAGTATACTTGTCAGCACCATGCCAGTGGCCAGTTCTGAGGCTAGGACCCTTTCAACAGCTCCTGTTAACACCAGCATACCTGTCACCACTTCTACTGAAGGCAGTTCTTCTCCTACAACTGCTAAAGATACCAGCACGCCAACCTCAAGTCCTAGTGAAGTAAATACTCCATTAACAAGTATGCTTGTCAGCACCATGGCAGTGGCCAGTTCTGGGGCTAGCACCCTTTCAACAACTCCTGTTGACACCAGGACACCTGTGACCACTTCTACTGAAATCAGCTCATCTCCTACAACTGCTGAAGATGCCAGCATGCCAATCTCAACTCCTAGTGAAGGAAGTACTCCATTAACAAGTATACTTCTCAGCACCATGTCAGTGGCCAGTTCTGAGGCTAGCACCTTTGCAACAACTCGTCTTGACACAAGCACACCTGTGACCACGTCTACTGAAGCCAGTTCATCTCCTACAACTGCTGAAGGTACCAGCATACCAACCTCAACTCCTAGTGAAAGAACGACCCCATTAACAAGTATACCTGTCAGCACCACGCCGGTAGCCAGTCCTGAGGCTAGCACCCTTTCAACAACTCCTGTTGATACCAGCATACCTGTAACCACTTCTACTGAAGGCAGTTCTTCTCCTACAACTGCTGAAGGTACCAGCATGCCAATCTCAACTCCTAGTGAAGTAAGTACTCCATTAACAAGTATGCTTGTCAGCACCATGCCAGTGGCCGGTTCTGAAGCTAGCACCCTTTCAACAACTCCTGATGACAACAGGACACCTGTCACCACTTCTGGTGAAGCCAGTTCTTCTCCTACAACTGCTGAAGGTAGCAGCATGCCAACCTCAACTCGTAGTGAAGGAAGCACTACATTAAGAAGTATACCTGTCAGCACCACGCCGGTGGCCAGTTCTGAGGCTAGCACCCTTTCAACAACTCCTGTTGATACCAGCATACTGGTCACCACTTCTACTGCAGCCAGTTCATCTCCTACAACTGCTGAAGGTACCAGCATGCCAACCTCAACTCCTAGTGAAGGAAGCACTCCATTAACAAGTATGCCTGTCAGCATCACACCGGTGGCCAGTTCTGCAATCAGCACCCTTTCAACAACTCCTGTGGACACCAGCACAGCTGTGACCACTTCTACTGAAGCCCATTCATCTCCTACAGCTTCTGAAGGTAGCAGCATGCCAACCTCAACTCCTAGTGAAGGAAGCACTCCATTAACAAGTATACCTGTCAGCACCACGCTGGTGGCCAGTCCTGAGGCTAGCACACTTTCAACAACTCCTGTTGACTCCAACAGTCCTGTGGTCACTTCTACTGAAGTCAGTTCATCTGCTACATCTGCTGAAGGTAGCAGCATGCCAACCTCAACTTATAGTGAAGGAAGCACTCCATTAACAAGTATACTTGTCAGCACCATGCCAGTGGCCAGTTCTGAGGCTAGCACCCTTTCAACAACTCCTGTTGACACCAGCATACCTGTCACCACTTCTACTGAAGGCAGTTCTTCTCCTACAACTGCTAAAGATACCAGCATGCCAACCTCAAGTCCCAGTGAAGTAAATACTCCATTAACAAGTATGCTTGTCAGCACCATGGCAGTGGCCAGTTCTGGGGCTAGCACCCTTTCAACAACTCCTGTTGACACCAGGACACCTGTGACCACTTCTACTGAAATCAGCTCATCTCCTACAACTGCTGAAGGTAGCAGCATGCCAACCTCAACTCCTGGTGAAAGAAGCACTCCATTAACAAGTATACATGTCAGCACCACGCTGGTGGCCAATTCTGAGGCTAGCACCCTTTCAACAACTCCTGTTGACACCAGCACACCTGTCACCACTTCTGGTGAAGCCAGTTCTTCTCCTACAACTGCTGAAGGTAGCAGCATGCCAACCTCAACTTATAGTGAAGGAAGCACTACATTAAGAAGTATACCTGTCAGCACCACGCCGGTGGCCAGTTCTGAGGCTAGCACCCTTTCAACAAATTCTGTTGACTCCAACAGTCCTGTGGGCACTTCTACTGAAGTCCGTTCATCTCCTACACCTGCTGAAAGTACCAGCATGCCAACCTCAACTTATAATGAAGGAAGCACTCCATTAACAAATGTGCCTGTCAGCACCAAGCCGTTGGCCAGTTCTGAGGCTAGCACCCTTTCAACAACTCCTGTTGAGTCCAACACTACTTTGACCATTTCTACTGAAGCCAGTTCTTCTCCTACAACTGCTGAAGATGCCAGCATGCCAATCTCAACTTATAGTGAAGGAAGCACTCCATTAACAAGTATACTTGTCAGCACCATGCCAGTGGCCAGTTCTGAGGCTAGCACCTTTTCAACAACTCGTCTTGACACAAGCACACCTGTGACCACGTCTACTGAAGCCAGTTCATCTCCTACAACTGCTGAAG GACACCTGTCACCACTTCTGCTGAAGCCAGTTCTTCTCCTACAACTGCTGAAG CATACTGGTCACCACTTCTACTGCAGCCAGTTCATCTCCTACAACTGCTGA